cctaaaccctgaaccctgaaccctaaaccctgaacccctgaaccctaaaccctgaaccctgaaccctaaaccctgaaccctgaaccctaaaccctgaaccctaaaccctaaaccctgaaccctaaacctgaaacctaaacctaaaccctgaaccctgaaccctgaaccctgaaccctaaaccctaaaccctgaaccctaaaccctgaaccctaaaccctaaaccctaaaccctaaaccctgaaccctgaaccctgaaccctaaaccctgaaccctaaaccctaaacctaaccctgaaaccctgaaccctgaaccctaaacctgaaccctaaaccctaaaccctaaaccctgaaccctaaaccctaaaccctgaaccctaaacctaaaccctaaaccctaaaccctgaaccctaaaccctgaaccctaaacccatgaaccctaaaccctaaaccctgaaccctaaaccctgaaccctgaaccctaaaccctaaaccacaaaccctaaaccctgaaccctaaacctgaaccctgaaccctaaaccctaaaccctgaaccctaaaacctgaaccctaaaccctgaaccctaaacctaaaccctgaaccctaaaccctgaaccctaaacctaaaccctgaaccctgaaccctaaaccctaaacctaaaccctgaaccctaaaccctaaaccctgaaccctaaaccctgaaccctaaaccctaaaccctaaaccctgaaccctaaacctaaccctgaaccctaaacctgaaccctaaaccctaaaccctgaaccctaaaccctgaaccctaaaccctgaaccctgaaccctaaaccctgaaccctaaaccctaaaccctgaaccctaaccctaaacctaaaccctgaaccctaaaccctaaacctaaaccctgaaccctaaaccctaaaccctgaaaccctgaaccctaaaccctaaaccctgaacccctaaacctgaaacctaaaccctgaaccctgaaccctaaaccctaaaccctgaaccaaaccctgaaccctgaaccctaaaccctaaaccctaaaccctgaaccctaaacctaaaccctgaacccctaaaccctaaaccctgaaccctaaaccctgaaccctaaaccctgaaccctaaacctgaaccctaaaccctgaaccctgaaccctaaaccctgaaccctgaaccctgaacctaAACCgaataaatattacaatTATCGTTactttacattttctttaatttataGCTGAAAATGATTATGCGATTAATGCTAATCAacatggaattttttttttaatttattgtaaaatattttttttcagtgtTACTAACGGGTTTTGCATATCATTTGTACGGaatgtaaatataagaaaaacaaaattacaattttatatttaattcattaGAGTTCTTATACAAAATAACctttcaaaattaaaataagcgcagtaatattatttgtgcgtttttaaaaaattagtatACGTAACTGttcatatgaatattttttttgttttattaaaaatatttggtacatttattttccattttttaacactATTAATTTAATCGCTTTTTTGTCATACTAATTATGGTTTTTAagtaattaattaaaatttttctatgATAGAATtaacaattatatattaatcattttttttttaaacatataacTTGAAATATTCAAGGTGAATTATCAACAAATTTACACACCCAAGCGAAATTATATACTCAATCcagtaattatatatttaatgatgATGTTATTCCTAGCAATCTGAACatcacacacacacgtacacaggaaaaaaaaagtaattaagTAATTTTCCAACACTACAGATATGCAacctttttttaagtactaaatatacattttaatgtCAAGTATTTTTTACAGTTATAAAGTAAAACTGCTTAAATTTTCTACATTATTTATTCGTTATCTTTATGTGAAGCATTTTAAAACTGAAATTATGTCAATACACTTACAACAATGAAACAGATTCATAATTGTAAAGTGAATTATTTGTGACAAAAATAGAATTGCACTGAATTCTACTAATAACATTgtcaataaaaaatatataactctGAAACTTAGGAGTCTAAGAGTTAtgtaagaaaatataaattataataaatataagtgATGTCtttatatttccccccccaaaaaaagattatattcacatatatttaaataataatgcaAGGAACTagttttatttcatttgtagctaataattaaatgaaacATTCCAAAGTGAATTGTTTTAccactttttgcaaaaaatatttatatgatcTACACGAATATGTACCTTTTACcgtcatttaattttaaagtgATATTCTTACTGATTACCAATTACATATCTTTTTAACACTTAAAAATGATTCAAACAGTTAAAACATAAATTAGTgaattcatttattttacaacCTCGtacttataaaattatatatattaatattttgttatattaacttattaatatattaattttcaaaacaccttatatattttctaaaatatacatatttgtaacatttattaatatgtttatttaaaCTTTGTCAAATGTAATAATCTAATGTCgttacatgaaaaaataaaatgcaatGTTGCTAATGTGTCTACTGATATATCTAAATTGTTTtcccaaaatttttatttaaaccGATactaaaaggaaaaacaaactaTAATAATGATTAAAGGATAGACAATGGGGCACATTAGAGTCTCGACTTATACTCCGAACACAGGTTTGACTCGTGATGGTTGTTTAGAAATATATACTAATATTTTGGTTGGtgctgagaaaaaaattgaggaattGTTCCCCAAATCAAGTACAAATTTGTCCAAAGCATGCGctgaatttaataaatatctagaagagaaaaaaggtgaattaaataaatgttacAAACAAGATttgttatcattttttctggATAAAGCAGAAGAACTAAAAGATACAATACAAAAGTGTGCTAATAATTCTCAAGATTCTAGAAATTCAGCAACTCAAACTGAACTTAAGGGTGAAGAAGTCCATGTAACAGAAGATTCTTgtagagaaaaaggaaattgtAATCCAGAAACTACAACATCAGGAGGcgaaacaaaattaaaaattttagaagAACTTTCCGCAGCCAGAAATTTAGGAGCACATGGAACCCTAGAAAAAGGTATAATTcatgttgcaaaaaaaaaatttaataattgcACACACGACATCTGGAGATCGACAGAGCCTAATGACGCCTGTTAATTTTGCTAAAACTTGTCATGAAACAACTAAATTTGTAGTTATTCGTCCTTCGAGTAACTCTGGCTCATTATAGACTCACATATGATGTTTGACCGATATAGGTCTTTCCCAAAATGATGAATTAGTTGCTCGTGCAACTACCCATTCCTTACAAAGTATTTCTTATCAAAGTCCTGGTTCTACAGgtgtttatatattaaataatttgggTGAAAAGCATGCTCATAATAATCTACATATTCCTAAACCTATAGGTAATACTCTTCATGAAGCGCGACATGATAGTGCTAACGCGGTTGTTAGTCAACTTGATGGTAAATCTTCTCTTACTGAAGTTCACGGGGGCATATCTCATTCTCAAACAATGCGTGGTGATGAAGATTCTGATAGTGAAGTGTCATGTGATGAATCTGTTTGCGATGGAACTACTagtgataaaaaaacgtGCTGTAAAGGTACTGTTAAACCGGGTTCTGACGAATTTACCGTTAGGGAAGCCTCTATTAGAGACACGCCTCCAAAAGCAGGAGATACTAGTGCAACGTTTAGTCCAGTAGGTTCTGATAGCTCTGCTCTTCTTGTTAAACGGCCTACAAATTCTGGTAATAATACTTAATCTtgttttatacataaaaattctGTAAATACCTTTGCGCAGTGATCTACAGATCTTAAGAATTGTTAAGAAACatttgttaatttaaaacattatCCTACCTTATCTTCTTTTGCAGAAGATCCTGTAGGTAGAGTTCTTGAAAATGGATCCCTACGAGAAAGATTAGATTCTGCAGGAACTGCACAATTAAGTGTACAACAAAGTACTGATATGGGAGTATCTTCGCAAGAATCCAATACTAGTCTACAATTATCTAGGGAAGGCAATCCATCTAGACAACAGGATGGAAGTGCGTCAATTATGCATTTtagtgtaaatttttaaatatctaatagaataaaaaatatattattatgttcatagttatgaaatttttccattaagcaatgaatatttttaatggtTATATAAGTGCAGATGAAGAAACGTTCACAGTAAATGGTGTTACACTAAACGTATTAAGTGGAGATGACGATGCAATGCCAATTAAAACATATGTCACGTATTCCTTAATACCCTTGGCATTTCTTCTGTTATtgattttaattattaaggTAGGCTGAAACTTATAGCATTGTAAATACCGTTCATAcacttttaattatttaagtaaattaaattttaattatatgtatatatatattttttttttagttcacACCTTTGGGGATGCTttttacaaagaaaaaaaggaaaaatcggAAACTGATGAACGAAAGATTACAGAGGATATTATTAGATAATTCCAATTTAAGGCAAAGAAATGTTCCATTGGCGTACGGTGCTTTTGACTATCAATATAATAATCAAAATTATTACTAAAGTGTTACTCGTTCATATGTTCCATTAAATATTAAGCAAAATTTgagtaacattttttttagtatttttttttaattgtatttttttgttaaattaattaaaaaagatagCGTGATGTTTtcaaatacatataattgtAAAAGATTAATTGGAAACTTGGATTACGCTATGGTAATTATAATTCAACAGTTCATTGTAGTGTCCttatttctaaatttttagtATTATAAATCCAGTGGAATTTTCTTAACGTCTTATACACCAAAATGTTTTCCGTTtagtatgtatatatatatatatatatacatatatatatatatatatatatatatatatatatattatgattttaatttaaatgtgcattatcctttttggcgtttcatatattattttattaataaatataaacctcgcgactttattttattttgtcttttttgattttttttgttaacagcaacacaattttttgtatttttccttaaaactatacgattataaaaaaaaatttagatttTAAACGATGGCATGTCGTGCGTACAAGTTGTAAGAATAATTGGctatgtaaaaaaagtaaaccaattgagcaaaaatattattcaaCTGCAAATAAGACATTTAAgatattaaattattctatttttttgtgtacatttatttttactaaattaattttaactttaattttgctttctcAAAAATTATCCAAATGGGTTTATCTCAAAACATTAGCCTCTTCTTTACACACttataattatgttattaaattttattttttatgtacaacGATTAATTCTATTTAACATACATACCTGTGGTATTTATTTAAACGGGAGTAAAATGTGCAAAACTGATGATAgagtttaaatttttctaaaaacgTGTTTCTAATATATACGAAttaattgttttataaatgtaaaagcGTAGccgcaaaaatatttaaacgAAGTGACCCTTTAATTAAGCATGGTCataataagaagaaaaaattgcacaaaagcaataatatatatttatacaaattttgtttattcctATAATTACCGGATTGAATAGGAAAATTATCACTAAACCATTATCTATTTgtgtcatttattttgtttatttcatttttacatatttcaTAAACATCCTACTGAATAATAATATGCCTTgttaaaaagaagcaaaaccGGAATATCGGCAAAATAAGCTGTGTAACCTATGTGTACATAGACATTCATTAAAAGCGTTCCTCTTTGTGTTACGCATTATAAAATGGgtaaatttcattttacgtgtaaatatatcaatacacagtaatgttatttttacttatattaaCTATAAATTACTTTTCgttaaaaataacttttttgttCGATTGTGTTTGTTCTACACGTAAGAACGTTACATTCGTGTGAATTGAGTTCAATCCCCACGTTCACATTTGAATGTGTGCTAGAACGATTGTGCATCTTGGAGTATAGATTCGCTAGAATATTACTCATAATGTTTACAAGCACATTTTTAtctatatattaacaaatcAAAAGTTGTGCCGTTACCATCTagaatttgtaaaaaataactacCAATGgctcaaatatttttattctacaGTTTTGTGATAATAAGTTATCAAATATTAAGAACGAAtcaattttacataaaaaaataaaacatacgTTTAATTCATGCGGATAACAttcataaacaaaattaatcaaaaaagagagattttaattttaaggtAACATtatagaacaaaaaaaatatataaacaatactaaaaaataaaaacaaaaaagtattttttaataatatatttttctatttcttttatttaaatattattaaataagtTCCAGTAAATACTTCTATGgattaaataatatgattataaattattaaagtaTTACTTTTTCCGTTGTTCGACGAATCCTCATCTATTTTGATACGCTATATTTATTCGTTTTCTGTTCGTATTTGTATTTCTGGGTTCAGATGCCTCATATGAGAATTTCTGCTTAGGCGTATCAAGATGTTTCTTcgcaattgttttttttttcagtacTTTCCTGCTCAGCCATGATCCAAATGGTGTAaactaatatataaatgaaaaatgtgaaacgTGAATAACATTTcaatttcattattataaattaaaatggaaatgtaTGATCAATATaagaatttatttctatttaaaataatattttttattactttaaaatatatgaaaaatatcataaTTGTCCCTAAACCTAAAACACCCAAGATGATCATCTTGGAGGTACTACTCTGTAACATGCTGTATATTCCACCTAAAGTGTTCATATCTGCACTATCAGCATCTAATAAATTAGCATTTTCTAGTGAAGGAGTATAACTCTTCGTAATATCGTTAATCCTAATTCTAACTCTATTAATTGGACCCTTGTTTAGCAGCTGCACTCCAATGGCACCAGTTGTACGCACATTAGGTTCTACACATTTCCCATTGGACAATTTTATTGGTTTATCTTCTGGGCATTGTGCTtcctttgtatttttgacagATGTTGAACTTTTACCTTCCAATTCCGAACCCCTGTTTGTTTCTTGTTCTCTACCATTGTTAATTTCTACACCTCTAGAgttttcatcttcttcttcactgAGAGGGAGCTTATCTACATTTTCAAAAGAATCTTTAGATGATGGAAATACCGAACAAAATCCAATTTTTGGTTCACCAGCATTATCATTTACCATATTACatttgaatatattatatcttaGACTACGTATTAAATCGGAATTGCCATAGTTTTCTTGACTTTCCCTAATTTGTTCTTCGGTTAGAGTTTTCCCTTCTTTACCATTACTACAATTTAGCTTGTGTATGAGAACCAACGGATTATATTTCCCATTACAATTAAAGTAATCACCACAATTCAAATAATTAAGTCCACAACATTTATTTTGGTGTTCTctgtatttttcattaatttcaTTCACATACTTACAGTATTTAGaacaattttctttattagaCGAGTTGTTACAGTCAAAAATggtattataattattaaaatagtcatataaaattttctcttccttttccttttcgaagttatttttaatttctatAGGACATTTAtccgttttttcattttttagtaattcattataaattttagATTCCACATTAATAAATGAATTGATAAATTGTTCACGATTCGCAGAATAATCGTGTGTCTCtaatattttgtttaatttataataaaaccAGTATTTAACGCTTAAACAGCTATCATGAGAGTTTTTTCCTATATTATCAGCAgtaggtaatttttttaaattttttgcaaattttttgcaaaatgttgTAAGATCatctttcccattttctaAGGATTTTACATTTGTACAGTAGTTATCATAAGTGGTGTCAGCGATTTtgtcatcaattttttcataatttttaaaagaaggtaattttttatatatgtcttcctaaaaatgaaaacagaaaaaaatgttctatAAATGCACAgttatttgttttaaaaaatgaatttttattGGCCTTCTGTAGACATACAACACTCAGataatacaaaattaataatatcttttaaaaataaaaagtactTCATCAGatgataaatttaaaaattcaaatcCAACTACAGTCATGttaagtatataaaaaaaggagctgtGCAGATATTTAtgtgcataaatataataagaaaaagagcataaatgaaatattcaTGTACATAGATCACTGTAaccttaaaataaaaataatcatttgtaagtatttttttcagttgtaatttgaaattatattatactgTTACAGTAGCTACATTGCCTTATAAATAGTAAATCATTTACTAgtaaacaataaaataagcaGTTGACATATAAATATCAATACTAATTTTAATGCCATAaaggaaataattatttctctAATCCTCAGTTTGTACAcctgttatttattttttttattggatatatgttaaaattaattatttctaaCATTCATAAATAGTAAGCATCATTTAAATGTGTAATTAGTATAttaatttgatttttaaGACACTGTTTAAAGATAAATATTACAacatgttaaaataataaatattcacaCAGAAATAtgattatcctttttttatgccacaaaatatataatttaattcatttaaattaattttttgtatgtatcattttattatataattaatgtttTGCCACATATTACTAAAcacatgttcatttttaagactaaaaaaaatgtaaactgGATGTTATGAATCATCAAATATCATTattgataaataaatattacataaacataataaaattaatattatgtGGGTTTATTGTAAGATCTATTAAGTTGCGTAGCTACAAAGTAGTTGCACGTTGTTTCACGTCTTATAAATATGGACACAATTTAAAACATCGTTTTTGTCCCTATTGCTACGTACACCAagtaatatacatttttaatattaaatatgtaaatgttcaaaaaaggagaaatttaatcatttaaaaagtgtGAATAACATGTGAGATGCTTGCCTTATGCTGACTTGATAACTATTTCGATAATGATTCAAAAATGTAAgctaataaatatattatataatatacgttattacaaattattttgcttctGTACACACAATATAAATTTCCATCTacgttatttatatatttatttttcttccctttttcatattgttaacacataaaaaattgtagatATTcaatgaaaaagtaaaatgatACATAATTGTTCCAACACATTTCTGTAGtcattttaaatgaatatattcaAATCATTTTATGCACTGTTTGAGCATCCTAATTGCATTGACATATTTTAATCAATATCATAATGCTAATTGaaattttcgtaaaatatattctgtgaattttttttatttatacaaaacAGTGCATATCAATACTTGCAATTAATTATGGGCAAATTAAgaacacatttaaaataatttatttttatcatcctCTACCTTAAATATATTCAACAGGgataacataaaattgattatatttatttttagtttttaaTATAGAAGTGTTTATCAAGATAAATTTACTACAAAGTGTATGGAAATTTAAGCTTATAACCCATCAActgtttaatatattaaaagtaaTAAACATGTTAAAATTACACATCCACGTCATGGACAATGCACTTTAATATTATTCTctacttttgcttttttataaaatacttttcccttaaaaatgaaatcatCCTTCTTATtaacttttcttttacaGACATGATAGTATAAAATTGTCATATTACGATATAATAATGACTATTATGCATGCATAATACACTTTTAAattcgtattttttccctattaCACAAACATGATTTCTGTGCattgttttttattcaccATCGCATGCGAATTATTGtagagaataaaaatatatatttaatgaagtttttataaaacgctgcatatttataatcactgtaattatttaacaaaaatgatatgtTCCTTTCGTTTTCACAgatatgtgtacatttattttgacATTCTTTCAACGTAAATTGCTCCTCCAAACAGTGGAAGTGAAACCATGCATGAACTGGTATGACTTACTTTATGAGGCCTTTGCATGTCTATATGTTCATAATGTATTGCAATATTTTGCACATATACAACAATTATTATCTACgataaaattcatttttatttcatactATTCTATTTAACTTGTTAAAGTTAATGTTaatgaatacataaaaagaTTCACGCATACGGTAcatgagttaaaaaatagtGTTCTTCATTCTTCATTCTTCGCTCTTAATTCTTCATTGTTCACTCATCATGCGACGTGCTCTCTTATTTAAATACACATCACTTGGTCacataattttgtaaagGCGCTATAACTATAAAcgtaatttttccattttttgttaagaCACTGTCTATAAAAAGGATGCTGTATGTTTCTTTGGTTTAAAcattgaaataaaatttgatttattttatcgAACTTATccatatgtattatatatatatgcaggcggttatgatataaattttaaaataattacaaactatttatttttctttaaaagtttataatttaataagttttacatttttttatgtaaaaatagcaCAATCCTTTTGTATATACCAAACAGGTTGCAGTAGTGCATTAAtactacatatatataacagtaataataacaataactTTGTAACACTATGTGTATATTTGTTGCCATTTCACATATATCATAATTGATAATcaaatttaaacaaaaaatgacataagAAAGGGGTGACATAGTTTAAAGGGTGCATGGTACAACGTATTACACatgttttcataatatataatattttcaaaaaaaaagacaggTATATAATCTTAACACAATTTGTACTTGCAAATaatgaatattatattataacattttatacGGATggaaaattttccaaaaataatatgaaaattcCTGACAAagaccaaaaaaatgaagtaaaataaataacattaatttaaaaatggtgtTGAAAGAACTCTAAAAacaactaaaaaaaattagcttaaaacaaataatagtaaaatactaaaaaatatcccattttggagtaaatcctcttttttgttgtATCTTCGTTATGTGCAGAAGAACTTATAAACAGGATTCACATGTCttccaaaatgaattaattttattttcacattttactTTATTCAAACAATAGTACTTCTTAGTCATGATGATAAGACAGACGAATTCTCTCGTTCTGATAATTTATATGCTCGGGTCTTGAATCATACATTATTAATTTCCCTCTTTGAGAATCATTATAATCATTTTGTATATGTCTtatctttttccctttcctaTTTATCCACGTCCCAATTGGAGTAAACTAAAATATAGATAGTAGAAGACACAAAATAGTTACTTTGtgattataaattttaatattatataacttATAAACTCTAgcataaatttttcatatgatACAAAGGAAATGTTTATTACCTtgtaaaaaacaaagaacacaaaaaatattccaataaggaaaaaaacactgAAGGATGCCATATAGAAAGGATCCTCTATTAATTCCATATAAGTACTTTCTATAACTTTAGGAAAATACTCTCTCTTTGGAGGTTCCTCCTTAACACTGTTTACACTGTTATCCTCAGTTACTGGTAGTGGGACTGGagcttccactttttcaaaagtactttcagttttaaaaacaccaggacaatttaattttaattgcAGATTATAAGGATTATACTTTGGatcacatttaaaatattttatacatcTATTAAAGGGTGTATAATCTTTAAAGTAAGTACAACACCTGTTTGCATATTTTCCATATAACGTGTTAATACTTTCTGCAAAGTTACAGTACTTGTCTTTCTCTCCATTTTCAAAGGACTCTTTAGCATATATGCTATCAAAATTCCTAAAATATTTCAGCAATTGGGCTTCTTCATTCCTATCTGTCGAATTTCCgtcaaaataaaagtaaCAAGGTTTATTCCTTAATTGtgtattattaatatgatCCATTACTCGACGAAGTTCCATTACAACAGGTCCTATGTCACTGTAATCCGAAGTAGAATTAAACATTCCacttaatttatcatatgtCCAGTAGGTTAAGTCCAAACAGTAATCATTATAGTCGCCTTTatctttaatttttgataaattttttgcaaaagtctTGCATAATTCATTTATCCCAGGATAATCCTTTTctaattttaacatattgaTACAGATTCCACAATAATTATCAATGCCCTCCACATTATCTAAATCGTTAGAATTTGTTTCTGAAGATAACGAATTTAATTCATCGCCCTGCTAAATAAGTAATAAATTGTTATAcgtgcaataaaaaatattttttcagaaGAGAAACTAATAAAGGTACTTAACGTTGtatgaaaattacaaatgaaggtttaaaaattcaatttggtgaaaaaataaaccatgtttatatacaatttcattaattttcatatatattaacctTTCCTTTTGTAAGTTGTGGATTctgatttccttttccagGTGAACTCTGTTCTTTTTTGAACAAtaattcaatatttttacctggacaatttttttttaaaaaagctaaaTCACCATCCTTAATagttttttgaaaataatctACTTCATCCTTATACACTGTAgattttttacacaaatcTTCATGTTTCAcagtataatataatgaaaagatTGACTTTAAGTATTCACAgtattcttcttttttcgaagagtccattttttccattttactttttattgcattataatattctaaaaactcatataattttttcttatttttaaagtctTTTTCAGGTACATTGAAATTCTTATACcaacatttattattagaattaattttatgtttatttaaaatatcccACACGGTATAAATCAATGTAGTAGTTTTCTTTCGAAacattttatcttttatttGATCATGTATCCAATAGTTTAAATATTCACAATAATTCCTATTAATTACTGATTCGAAagattttaatattttatcccAGTTCTGCAATATGACATTCAGCTTgttacaaatttttgttatGTGATATGAATTACTGTCTTTTATTAAGTTATTACAAATATGAGACTCctcataattattaaaacCTATATTTAATACCTCATAAAATTGACTCAAAAGTATGTCATTCAAAATATTGTCCTGTAATATAAAtagagaatttttttattcaaatatatataaacttatcttaataaaaatattattattttgtttcagAAATGTTTGTATATcaaaataatgtattatatgtgattatttcaataaaaatataccctATCCGCTAATTTTTGAAGATCCTGATCCAGTGTTACTTTGGTTTCATCACCTCCTCCAGGTGTTGTATTCAATGTTTTGTGTTTGCATATTCCACGAAAAGATAATAAAGCTTTCTCAAATTTACTGTCTTCGGAGTATTCATGAAATTCTTTACAATATTCACTCGATTCATTATTTGGACACCTGCTTTTCATACGCTTATAAAAATCAATTGcttctttaaa
Above is a genomic segment from Plasmodium vivax chromosome 5, whole genome shotgun sequence containing:
- a CDS encoding variable surface protein Vir24-related (encoded by transcript PVX_088780A) — protein: MKYFLFLKDIINFEDIYKKLPSFKNYEKIDDKIADTTYDNYCTNVKSLENGKDDLTTFCKKFAKNLKKLPTADNIGKNSHDSCLSVKYWFYYKLNKILETHDYSANREQFINSFINVESKIYNELLKNEKTDKCPIEIKNNFEKEKEEKILYDYFNNYNTIFDCNNSSNKENCSKYCKYVNEINEKYREHQNKCCGLNYLNCGDYFNCNGKYNPLVLIHKLNCSNGKEGKTLTEEQIRESQENYGNSDLIRSLRYNIFKCNMVNDNAGEPKIGFCSVFPSSKDSFENVDKLPLSEEEDENSRGVEINNGREQETNRGSELEGKSSTSVKNTKEAQCPEDKPIKLSNGKCVEPNVRTTGAIGVQLLNKGPINRVRIRINDITKSYTPSLENANLLDADSADMNTLGGIYSMLQSSTSKMIILGVLGLGTIMIFFIYFKYCLYIFFVL
- a CDS encoding variable surface protein Vir21-like (encoded by transcript PVX_088790A), coding for MKNYALCLFFIMSILGSQIGTTEVKSLFRNLYKKFTRNYSIVSNEYDSYFGEIEKNKEKSKYSCKYLKYWFYDQAIANNINESDIDFFPSLWSNLVRSLPGIRDFPCKFYSLKLDEIKEIKQLYDYFALYDGYPDEALRNFKIYDSVHCKYFKEAIDFYKRMKSRCPNNESSEYCKEFHEYSEDSKFEKALLSFRGICKHKTLNTTPGGGDETKVTLDQDLQKLADRDNILNDILLSQFYEVLNIGFNNYEESHICNNLIKDSNSYHITKICNKLNVILQNWDKILKSFESVINRNYCEYLNYWIHDQIKDKMFRKKTTTLIYTVWDILNKHKINSNNKCWYKNFNVPEKDFKNKKKLYEFLEYYNAIKSKMEKMDSSKKEEYCEYLKSIFSLYYTVKHEDLCKKSTVYKDEVDYFQKTIKDGDLAFLKKNCPGKNIELLFKKEQSSPGKGNQNPQLTKGKVNIYEN
- a CDS encoding variable surface protein Vir12, putative (encoded by transcript PVX_088785A), which translates into the protein MLKLEKDYPGINELCKTFAKNLSKIKDKGDYNDYCLDLTYWTYDKLSGMFNSTSDYSDIGPVVMELRRVMDHINNTQLRNKPCYFYFDGNSTDRNEEAQLLKYFRNFDSIYAKESFENGEKDKYCNFAESINTLYGKYANRCCTYFKDYTPFNRCIKYFKCDPKYNPYNLQLKLNCPGVFKTESTFEKVEAPVPLPVTEDNSVNSVKEEPPKREYFPKVIESTYMELIEDPFYMASFSVFFLIGIFFVFFVFYKVINISFFTPIGTWINRKGKKIRHIQNDYNDSQRGKLIMYDSRPEHINYQNERIRLSYHHD